The nucleotide sequence CCCATCCCGCGTGGCAGATCTGGCCGATCGGCTTTTCTTTTTCGTGCATTTCCTTCACCATCTGAAGCACTTCGGGATACCTTCTAAGTTTATCAGGAGACCAGCCTCCCGGAACTAAGATGGCATCATACTCATCAGACCTGATGTCTCCAAAAGCAAAGTCCGATGTGGCAGGAACTCCATATTTTCCAATGTACGTCTCGTTTGCTTTTTCACCGACAAGATGGACCTCTGCCCCTTCTTCCTGAAGGCGAAGAACAGGGTACCACAGTTCAAGATCCTCAAACTCGGCACTGACAAGAGCAATGACTTTTTTATTTGCTAAACGCATCAAACCACCTCCACCATCAGTATAGCATGTCCTTTTGCTGAAAGAAAAAACAGGCTATGCTAAGCTCAGCCTGTTTCCTCTTTCAGCTGGCTGTGGTACAGCCCGTAATAAAATCCTTTTTGCTTTAACAAAGATTCATGGCTGCCGCTTTCAATCAGCGCTCCGTTTTCGAGCACTAAAATCTGATCAGCCTTCTGAATCGTATTCAGCCTGTGGGCAATGACGAAGCTCGTTCTCCCCTTCATCAGGCGCTGCAGCGCTTCCTGGATTTTCAGTTCAGTGATGGTATCAATGCTGCTTGTCGCTTCATCCAATACCAGCATTACCGGGCTTGAAAGAATCGCCCTTGCAATAGAAAGCAGCTGTTTTTGCCCCTGGCTGATGCCGCTTCCTTCCTGTGTGAGAACAGTCTGATAGCCGTCTTTCATTTTCATGATGAACGAATGGGCATTTGCTTCTTTTGCGGCATTCATGACTTCTTCATCTGACGCATCAAGGCGTCCGTAGCGGATATTCTCCATGATGGTGCCTTTGAAAAGAAACGGATCCTGAAGGACAAAGGCCATATGCTCTCTAAGGCTGCTCCGCCTGATTTTAATGCTCGGTGTGCCATCGATGAGAATTTCGCCTGAATCCGGATCATAAAACCTGGACAGAAGATTGATCATCGTGGTTTTCCCTGCCCCGGTCGGCCCGACAATCGCCGTCGTCTCACCGGGTGAAGCACGAAAGCTCACATGCTCAATTGTCTGCTGGTCATCTTCATAAGCGAAGGAAACGTCCGAAAAAACAACCTCGCCTTTTACACCCTCAAGATCGATCGCCTCTTTTTCATCGAGGACTTCTTCCTCTTCATCCAAAATCTCAAATACACGTTCCGCTCCGGCAACGGCCGACAGTATGGTGTTGAACTGATTGGCAAGCTCGTTCAGCGGACGGGTGAACTGTCTGGAGTATTCGGTGAAAATAACAATAACACCAATGGTCACTGCACCGTTTAAAGCCATGATGCCGCCAGCTAAAGCAACGGCTGCAAAGCTCAGGTTATTCAGCATATTCATCAGCTTCGGAATGAATCCCGATATCGTCTGAGCCCAAAATCCGGCCGCTTTCAGACGTTTCCCTTTTTCAAGAAATTCAGAAATCACCCGCTCCTCTTGAGAAAAGGTCTTCACAATCCGCTGCCCTGAAATGGTTTCCTCAATAAACCCGTTCAGGTCACCGAGATTGCGCTGCTGCTCTTTAAACAGCTTTCCGGTTCGATTTGTGATCCACCTCATTCCAAAGAACATAATCGGTATGATCGCAAACGTAATCAGTGTCAGGAGCGGACTCAGC is from Bacillus sp. FSL H8-0547 and encodes:
- a CDS encoding ABC transporter ATP-binding protein, with the protein product MFKELSKPFSYPKIKPENAPPKKKQEKPKNWFRTITRVWSYLSLKKGLLILVLLMVVLSSFLGLLGPYLIGTVIDNYIVTKESGGFVQLLIALAFIYLIQSAALLLQNVWMIGIAQHTVFTMRTQLFRHFHSLPISYFDKRQHGELMSRVTNDIENVSSTLNSSVIQIFSSILTLAGTIGVMLWLSPLLTLITFAIIPIMFFGMRWITNRTGKLFKEQQRNLGDLNGFIEETISGQRIVKTFSQEERVISEFLEKGKRLKAAGFWAQTISGFIPKLMNMLNNLSFAAVALAGGIMALNGAVTIGVIVIFTEYSRQFTRPLNELANQFNTILSAVAGAERVFEILDEEEEVLDEKEAIDLEGVKGEVVFSDVSFAYEDDQQTIEHVSFRASPGETTAIVGPTGAGKTTMINLLSRFYDPDSGEILIDGTPSIKIRRSSLREHMAFVLQDPFLFKGTIMENIRYGRLDASDEEVMNAAKEANAHSFIMKMKDGYQTVLTQEGSGISQGQKQLLSIARAILSSPVMLVLDEATSSIDTITELKIQEALQRLMKGRTSFVIAHRLNTIQKADQILVLENGALIESGSHESLLKQKGFYYGLYHSQLKEETG
- a CDS encoding type 1 glutamine amidotransferase domain-containing protein, with the protein product MRLANKKVIALVSAEFEDLELWYPVLRLQEEGAEVHLVGEKANETYIGKYGVPATSDFAFGDIRSDEYDAILVPGGWSPDKLRRYPEVLQMVKEMHEKEKPIGQICHAGWVLISAKILEGRNVTSTPGIKDDMENAGAIWHDVAVIVDGHIVSSRRPPDLPPYVKAFADVLAEK